From the genome of Sphingobacterium kitahiroshimense, one region includes:
- a CDS encoding DUF6358 family protein, with the protein MTKNFILNILINLLIVGAVYYGYKSYEAGNILVCGISIALLVVFIFFKRVLIKKVRIDLKKEEERRRLEKNKQ; encoded by the coding sequence ATGACAAAAAATTTTATTTTAAATATTCTAATCAACTTACTGATAGTAGGTGCAGTTTATTATGGCTATAAGTCTTATGAAGCAGGAAACATTTTAGTCTGTGGTATTTCGATCGCGCTATTGGTCGTCTTTATTTTCTTTAAACGTGTACTTATTAAGAAAGTTAGGATTGATTTAAAGAAAGAGGAAGAGCGAAGAAGATTAGAAAAGAACAAGCAATAA